Genomic window (Takifugu rubripes chromosome 1, fTakRub1.2, whole genome shotgun sequence):
tcctcaggccaggactcagcagtccacttgcatctgaaggacaaaggacactTGTTTGAGGAGAATAATATACAGGTTTTGGCCATTAAACAGAGGTGAGGGACTGAGAgatcacctctcacctgtttatATAACCCTTTTGAAAAACATCCCCAGGAGGAGACGAGGCCATTCACACATGGCTGCTTACGAACCCCACTGTGTCAGAGGAAGTTTTAACAACCCGCATAATGAGGTTTGTAGAAACCAACGACCAGctgactgaagctccaaatgtgtcAATGGCTCCTGAAGAATATAACTTGTTGGGTTGCAGGCTTCCGGTtgtcttttcctgcagggggcgtggtggagccatgctccggccaccggttggcgcacctgcaggccaTCAGCAGCCTATTTAAGGACTAGAACTCCGGCCTACCAGTGTCGGAGGAATTTTGTGTGCTTTTCGTGTCTCTGGTGACTTTGTTGGTTTCGAAAgatttttgtgattttgtgGCGACGCGCTGAAGCTCTTTGTACGCACCCGAAGTTGGAACTGTtgcttcccagcagtccaggaggactgtcctttttgtgtttgttaaataaaacctactttggacctttcatcactgcgtcttgcctgcgttcgggtcccgTACAACCACGCATCGTAACAATAACTATCTGGAACTCCCCGACAGTCAGCTAGAACtaatgaagcctcttggatgagagttgaaacgtcttcaagaacatcaaacagtccagttgctatgattcaactaccagaaatacattaatattaacaacaacaacaacaacaataataataataataataaagaacaTTTCCGGATATATCCACTAGGCGGGAGTGTTTCTTCATATTAAAATAGTTTCATTGTCACGTATTCACCGATTGGTGGAGCTCCAAAGATTTGAATCAAAAATGCATCCagtcatgtttttttctctgcGCAGAACTATTTGGAGCACTATTTCATAATGTCTCATGTCTAAATTCTGGCATCTTTAAACAGCCTCTGTCTAATGTCAGAATGTGCCAGATTCCAGATGCCTTCCAAGGACCTCAGCACCCTATCATCATCTGCAAATCCAGTCTGAAACTGACGCTGACTTCTCCCACTCATCAGATCCTTATTACAGTGTAATGTCAACAGCCTTGATGCATTATGTGCTATAAGGCTATAATTAAAAATGTCACCTCAAATGCCCATAGAGCCCTATGGCCCCAACAGACCCTCATTATTTCTACACCCATGCCAGTTTTCAGGTATTTCCAATGTATAATTTATTGAAAAGCCTATTCTATCCTGAGGTGAAATGGACTTTCATTTGTTCATCTCACTGCAATGTTGTTGAGCTAATGTGATAACCCAGACTTTTTTCATTTTAGATGGAGAAACCATCAAAGACAATTAATCTTTAACTTTTTGCAAAGCAGCGTTAAAACTTCGGCTCCCTCTGCCTCACAAATAAAGACGTTTAGCAACCTGCTTTTCCAGTTTGATCCGATGTTTCAGATCGCTGGACACTGTAagaataattattatattgttatcatttaaatgcatttgtatgtttagcacctaagtgcatgaagaagaaacagagtgtttttcacctccCTTGATTTAgcacttgtccagagcaccaggtttactgtgagattgttatctgaaaccctaaaagcatcttgggaggaggtgaaaattcTACGTGGATAtagagctgatgtgaataaaggaaggaggtttgcagaggagcagcagagcgacggagggtgttccagagtgaactgctgctcgctcgccCTTGCAAGgctgcctgtgtttgtgtcttttgttgattcacgcaGGGCTTTACTGGGTTGCTCGGTTTCAACTCTAGCAACAGGCTCTTGATTTCATCGGAGCTGAAATCTTTGAGAGTGAGGCAGCTGCGGCCCTTCAGGCTCCCCGAGCCCAGAGAGGCGGATCCTGTGCTGCAAGTCACAAACACGAGTAATATTTGAGGCAAAAAATATTGATTTGCTAAAACTCCAACCTGCAGCATCTTACCCGAAGCATCGCCACAAACCCCTCTGTTGAGTTTGCCAGCATTTTAAAACGGTGCTGTGAGCAGAGAGCAGTTTAGCAGACATGATCGTTCCCAACACCAACTGGAGCGTCGCCACTGAAGCGCTGACTTCACCACCAGCCTCCAACTCCTCTCCCTTGTTTCCATATTGGCATTAGAGACTTTGTTTGGAACACTTTTATCTGCCATGACACCAAGAGAGACTTGGACAAAAAAGGTAATTCTAAAAGTCTAATTGAATGTTACTATTTGGATTCATAGACAAGCTCTGAAGTTGAATTTGGTCACTGGAGAGTCTGTCTGACTTTAGATTTGCTGAGCTCAGCAGAATTTccagattttatttttcaaatagTTGATATTTCTTTGATATAAGTATGACAATCATAAaagtaatattattattatggaagaggaagaagaaaaattcTTTAGGgatcaaataaatgaaggatAACTCTCATGAAGGTTCTTGTTTACCCAGGTCATGATCCATCAACATCTAGAGGAGAGTCCTCTGCACCACTGAAATCAGCTGTGAAACCATCTTTGTGATGAGCACAAAAAGCCAAATTTTCCAAAAAGGTCATCAGATCTGTCAAACCTGTCAAGATAAACTCAACCTTTGAACCCAAGTCAATGAAGACAAAGTTTTGGTGAGGGTGGAAAATAATCTATTCAATTCTTGCAACAAGGAGACAAAGCTACCAACGTTGTTTGAAAACCGTCCTTCAATAGCACAGTTTAATACTCAGGTCACATAATCCTGCATCATTGGGAAGAATATAGAGGAACTGTCGACAGATTTCCATTCAGATTCTCCTGCATTCATGTCTTCCTGTTTTCCCCTCAGCTCTACCCAATCATTCATGGACACATGGAATAGAACAACACACCCACAGGGTGAGCGgggcagctcctgcagccagaaACATGACAAGACTAGTTAGGATTCCGTTCCATCGCCCAAACCGCTTCGTCATCGTGTCACCGAAGGGATTTTCAGTGGCGGAGTTTTCAGCCATCTCCTCAGAGAGCTGTTAGGCCCTCTGGTGATGCTGCCATCTGGAGAAGTGTTGTTGGGAATAAAAGTACAACCGAATCTTCCAAACGTTCTGTTGCTTTCAGACATCATACAGTTATAGGTCCAAgtgtaataaaaataatcagGAGTAACACACAACCGGGGCCACCGATCATCGGCTGCCAAGATGAAGTGCCGTGGCCAGAGATGATCCATGGTTGTGGGTGGTAATTATTTCCCCTCTACTGTTATGGATCCTCCTGTCTCACACTTCAGCACGTCGGTCGCTTCGCCAGGGCTGAGACGGAGAATTCACAATAAGAACTCTCCCCTTTGCAGCTGGACTTTTAGCTTCAGTGGAGGTTGAGGAGTTGAGTCGCTCAGTGGCTGTAATAGTTGCACACACTCAGACAAAACTACTGAAGCTCCGATCTAAAGAAACCGATGTGTGAATCCAGTGTTCTGAGTATCACTGAActgcatcattttccactgTAACGCAATAAAAGTCTGTTTAAATCTTGGGCATTGGAATTTGTGGACTGTAGTCGGTCAGAAGAGCAACTAtcagaccctgaaagagaacaAAGATGCGATGATCAAGTTAGGACtgtacagagagagacagagagagagtaaATATTCAATTCACACACCATGattgtccacttcctgttctcggACTCAGGGAAGACGAGGGAGCGTGATGAGTAGAACACCTCATCGTCCACCTCCTCCATTTTCCTGGGAAGACAATGCAGGAAGGTCCAGTCTGGTTTGGCCACACTTGCTGTCTGTAGAAGACCGATGCAAAACAATCAGGTTAAGGTGAACGTTAGCTCAACCAACCGTCCAGAGGGCCCACACCAAACTGCTGCACGTGCTTTAAAACCTGGACAAATTGACCTGATTATACAGTAAGTTTACTAGTTTGAGCAGATTAAATGCTCTTGGTTGAGAAGCTCCCCCCCGATGATGACTGAGCTGAATCATTGGTATATATGGGAAACTTAAACTTCTGATTTACCTTCATTGTAATCTGGTAACCTTCAAAATCCttcattctctttttcttctcctcctcctgccccatGCTGATCCAGGTGTCAGTGACCAAAACATTGCTGCCATGGGCTGCTTCCATCGGGTCATCAGTGAGAAGAAACTGGGTCCCGTGCTGGGGCGAAATACAACTAAGAGTTACGGAGCGGTCCACCGACAAGGTCTGGAGACACGTCCTGCAAGCATCACCTCTCTGGAGAGTCTCTGTGCCTCCTGAATTAGACTCATCTCTGGTTCATATCCCTGCAGATCCAGAAAATAGAAGTCAACCTCAGAGTTTGGTTTTCATCTTTCCTGAACCTCCTGGAGTCTATTACGAACTCTACAGTTTCATATTCTcagcatttatttaatttctaaCTGATCTACCTGCATCTTTCAATCTTTTATTATTCAACATTATAGTGCAGCTGATAGAAATGGGCCATTTTGCCCTCTTATTATTTGCAATAATGCTCCAAGATATTATTTGcaaataaattaatttaatggccaaaatgtttaaatgtgtttttgtataAAGTTGCTGATGTGACCTCTGCTGTCTGATGATTTATTCTAGTTCATTTAAACAGTTAAACTACTGATGGGCCGACTCGTTCAAAGAAACGATTTCGGGTGCCACAGTTTCACACTTGGTTCCTGTTGTTTACGGGTCATAAATCTACTCCGCTCTACAGTAATGGGCCAAACCTTTGGTGTGGCGATCCTGAGATGAACTCCCAGTTTGGCTGCAGCCATCATAAAGGAATGAAGGACATTGTTTCCATCCCCGATCCAGCTAACGGTTAGCCCCTGGAGGGACCCGTAATGCTCCTGCAAGAGAAGAGTTCTAAGTAtcgtttttttaaaatggctttTGATGAGAGGAATAAACAGAGAgcctggagcacctgcagggtgaggaaGTCAGCCAGAATTTGGATCGGGTGGTAGAGATCAGAGAGACCATTAATGATGGGGACCGAGGCTTCCCTGTCCAGTTCCTCCAGCGTGGAGTGACTGTAGACACGCGCCAAGACAATGTCACACTGTCTTGAGAGCACCCTGGGAAGAGAGGAACCCACTCAGAAACTTTCATCTCGTCCTAcaggagacaggtcacgtgttTTAAACAGAAGTTACGGTAAGAAAATCCTTGAATACTGACCTGGCTGTGTCTCTACAGCTCTCGTTGACCCCCAGGTGAATGTCTTGAGACGTGAGGAAACAGGGGTGCCCACCCAGCAGCGCAAAACCTGAAAGGATCAGAGATGACAATAGTTTCCACAGACCAGTCCGGGTTTACTGGGGAACCATTCCAGTGCAGAGGGCTTTGTCCCAGGGATGCGCTAAAAGGTCACCAGTCAGCACAACTTTTGTGTCCACATTAACAATACGTCTTCCACCACTGGACAGGAGCTACGagtgtgttctgctgctctgaaatgTACCAGATCATCTGCTGATCAGCATCAGCGTACACTGGGAACATGTGTAATATTTGCCTGTGTGGGAACTAAAGGATTGACTTGGGACTGATACTTATTCTGTTGAACTCTTGCACCTGTCTCCGTGGACATTCTTGTTCTGGTGCTCCTCTTCTCAAATATCATGGCCATTGACTTCCCTTGTAGAATAGGAAGATACTGAGGTAGAAATGACAGTTAGTGGCGCTAATGGAAGCTACGCGCGATCTCCTCACAATAAAGACGTTTAGCAACCTGCTTTTCCAGTTTGATCCGATGTTTCAGATCGCTGGAAGCCCACAACAGGCTCTTGATTTCATCGGAGCTGAAATCTTTGAGAGTGAGGCAGCTGCGGCCCTTCAGTCTCCCCGAGCCCAGAGAGGCGGATCCTGTGCTGCAAGttacaaaaacagcatttacGGTGGGTGAAGCGTCGTTGTTGGTAAAAACCCCCGAATCGCTGAACCAAACTGCCGCGTCTTACCTCAAACATCGCCACAAACCCCTCTGTCGAGTTTGCCAGCACTTTAAAACGGTGCTGTGAGCAGAGAGCAGTTTAGCAGACATGATCGTTCCCAACACCAACTGGAGCGTCGCCACTGAAGCGCTGACTTCACCACCAGCCAAAGTTGTGCGCAGCAACGTTGCTTCAACGCCCACATTTCTCCATCCCTCTGAATTTAATCTCAATCTAATCAGAATTAGCGAATTTTTGCAGCCAGATTTtacatcaacaacaacatcaacaataCTACAActacaacaataataataattatataaaaAGAAACATAACATTTCCGGATATATCCACTAGGTGGCAATATTTCTTCATCTTAAAATACTCACATTGTCGCGTATTCACCGATTGGTGGAGCTCCAAAGATGTGAATCAAAAATGCATCCagtcatgtttttttctctgcGCAGAACTATTTGGAGCACTATTTCATAATGTCTCGTGTCTAAATTCTGGCATCTTTAAACAGCCTCTGTCTAATGTCAGAATGTGCCAGATTCCAGATGCCTTCCAAGGACCTCAGCACCCTATCATCATCTGCAAATCCAGTCCGAAACTGACGCTGACTTCTCCCACTCATCAGATCCTTATTACAGTGTAATGTCAACAGCTTTGATGCATTATGTGCTATAAGGCTATAATTAAAAATGTCACCTCAAATGCCCATAGAGCCCTATGGCCCCAACAGACCCTCATTATTTCTCTACCCATGCCAGTTTTCAGGTATTTCCAATGTATAATTTATTGAAAAGGCTATTCTATCCTGAGGTGAAATGGACTTTCATTTGTTCATCTCACTGCAATGTTGTTGAGCTAATGTGATAACCCAGACTTTTTTCATTTTAGATGGAGAAACCATCAAAGACCATTAATCTCTGCCAAGCACAGGGAATGATCTCACTAGTTTTACTTTGGTTTGAATTCGACAAATAGAACAAGATTCATTTCAAGATTCATTTCCaagcttcatttatttatttttgttgctttaaGGGATTCTTGATTGTGGTCTCGGTTCGGTATGAGCACTCCacgacaggaagcagcaacTTTGCACACTGACTgacttttccaggaaatgtgcacaactcagcaaacacactaaagtcatctgtgtgtgtgtgtgtgtgtgtgtgtgtgtgtgtgtgtgtgtgtgtgagagagagagagagagagagagcgcgtcTACAGGGAGATTTCTGGACTGGTTCTTAACATTAAAATTTGACGCAATTTAATATTGGGGCCCTTTTAGGGGGGTTTTCATgctcatgtttcttttttcccagaaATGTGTCTAATAAATTTACACAACACAGGCCTGAAATTCAGGTTACCTCTGCCAGCAAACACATGTGTTTGG
Coding sequences:
- the LOC101077608 gene encoding ornithine carbamoyltransferase, mitochondrial-like, with protein sequence MSAKLLSAHSTVLKCWQTRQRGLWRCLSTGSASLGSGRLKGRSCLTLKDFSSDEIKSLLWASSDLKHRIKLEKQYLPILQGKSMAMIFEKRSTRTRMSTETGFALLGGHPCFLTSQDIHLGVNESCRDTARVLSRQCDIVLARVYSHSTLEELDREASVPIINGLSDLYHPIQILADFLTLQEHYGSLQGLTVSWIGDGNNVLHSFMMAAAKLGVHLRIATPKGYEPEMSLIQEAQRLSREHGTQFLLTDDPMEAAHGSNVLVTDTWISMGQEEEKKKRMKDFEGYQITMKTASVAKPDWTFLHCLPRKMEEVDDEVFYSSRSLVFPESENRKWTIMGLIVALLTDYSPQIPMPKI